DNA from Eulemur rufifrons isolate Redbay chromosome 4, OSU_ERuf_1, whole genome shotgun sequence:
CCTTCATGTCCTGAAAAGACCTTTTGACATATAGGGCCTAATTGtaacatttaattaaatgtattatGTAACATATGACCCAAGGGAACATGGGTCAAATGTTACATGCATGTTTTTTCTAGACGCATGGGTCAGGACcaccttcatgaatattcatagctcctcctgtaacctgttgaatatgtatacttgACCAACCTGTTAAGCTTAAATTCCTGTCTTACCCCTCCTTCTCTCAAAGTGCCAGTCTCTGGTCTTTGGCTagaggctctgcttcccagcctgttaGAAGGGCCACCCTGCAGCCTATACCcatttagaagaaataaagctctcctttccaaatatATAGTGTGATTTTTAAGTTAACAGGAGCTGTTATTCCACTGCTTCTAGTGTAGCTGATGAGAAATCTAACATCAGCATGATTCTAATTTCTTGTAGAAGCTTGTGTTCCCCTACCCCTGGAAAGCTCTTAGGATCTTCTCTGTATAACTTGTTCTAAAACTTCCAAAAAATGTGTGGCCTTTTCCATTCCCCCTAATGAACACTCAGAAGGCTCTTtttgcattatttctttgttatctTTCTCCCCTCTGTCTTTCTGCTCTTTCTGGAATTCCTATTAGTCTCTTCTTATACTCCCTCTGGATTGATCCTCTATGTCCATGTGTGTATGATATTGTGAAAGATATATTTGGTCATCCTCCCAGTCTCCTagcatacaactcctaaaatccttggactCTCCCAAGTGATAGGCGTCTTTCTGTTGACACCAGTTGACTGGCAGCTGGCAGCACCTAGGTAGCatcaggatggggctggtcacaGGAAAGACCAGGCAAGATTATCTTCTAACCTCCAAGAAGAAGAGAGGGACTgaggttaagttgatcaccaatagccaatgatttaatcacaATCATAGCTACATAAATGAggcttccataaaaacccaaaaggactaggttcagagagcttccagatagctgaccCTGCAGAGGTGCCTGGAGGGTGGTGTACCTGGTCAGGGCATGAAAGTTCCATACCCTTTCTCCCATACACcacctatgcatctcttcatctttATCCTTCATAAtatcctttatattaataaatcagtaaatgtgtTTCCATGAATTCCAAGAGctgttctagcaaattaatcatCCTTTGTGTATAAAAATGATCCAGAAACTGCCCAGACTTTATAAAAAGTGTGCAATGTCATTTTACACGGTTATATATCtagcataaaatgaaaaattgccAGTCATAAAACAGcagttttacatattttgtatgtcaGGTTTGGGTGATGAACTAGAGGACAAATTGGTAGGAAGGACCGGATTATCCTTGGGCAGTGGTGGCTGGGGCTTGGCACACTTGAGTGCACCAGCTCTACTGAACCCACCAAAGTAGAAGGTGCGATTGGGGAGCACTGGCTTTGGCGGCAGGGCAGACTCTGGAAAGTGGGGTGAATGGAGACTGCTCGGAAGGTAGAGCACCCCCTCTCCTTGGAGGCCACTCTCATATACATTCAACACTAAGTGACTACTGTGTACCACAGACTGCAATAGACTCCAGAGACACCTTCACCTTCAGCCAGGGTAACAGCCCAAAATGATGATAATCCCTTCAAGTGTGGAAAGAGAAACATCTAGAAATTAAAATCTCACAATATCTCATAGGAATACATCCCTTTCATAATTGTTTAAGATTTAAAGTGttacataaaattattctaattcaACCACAAATATAGTTCACAAATATAGTTTGAAGGCTTTTGAATATggcatttattcagcaaatacttattgagttcCTACTCTATGGTAGCCACTAGGGCTAGGACCTAGGGACACGATGGtgaaaaatagattatttctAATGCAGTTCACCACTTATCCACCAAAGACAATGCTGAGGCATCTTTTCTCTCAGAGGCAGAGGCCAAATTAGCTTAACTTTGAAACGTAGAGATTGTCTCTTGCTGAGAGCCCCAGAAAATAGGGCTAGGTGAACATGTTATATGCTGGTGTTAGCTCACTGAAATATTAATTTAGAAGGGTGATTGTAAtggcaaaaaatataatttaatagaaaatCTTTCATTCATAgtgttttcctttagtttttaccTTTCTCACAGCTGTTTCGGTCTCAGTTTGACACTGTAGGGTGAGTCACTGTGAAATCAGGAATGAGTGAGCATGTACCCTCTGTCCTCAGAGGTTGGCATGCAGGCCTGTGAACTTGGAAAGAGAACAAAGCTTTCTAATatgataaacaaagaaaatgaagattaaaaagcCTGGTTTCCTCTTCCTTGCATCAGTACATATCAGTTGTCAGACAGCCCTGAATAATCTACTCCTCCTGTTCCTGAAAGGTAAACAGTTATTATTAAATCATTTCCAAAAGGAggtttatcttaattttaaataaaaatggcacaAAGGAAGTGGCAATGCAACAAATATGAGAGAAACTTTCAAAATCACAAGATTTGGATTTGTGATTCTTTCCTCCAACTATTAATAACTCTACTCTCTCCAGTGGTCCCTGAAACCTCACCACCACTGACATCCTGATAAACgctaaaaggaagaaagaaaacaatctaaaAGGCAGGATGGGTGTGGCAGTTAGAGAGGTCAtggtgaaaaagaaggaaagtgcAGCTGCTCAAGTGTGTGCAGATAAGTCATTAGGTTGAGGGCTGAAAGGAAGTGTGTGAGATTGCAGAGTGCCCACGTGGTCACTGACCATAGGCTTCCAATGAAGGAACACAACCTTCAGTTTCTTTTGTTTAGTTCGGACTTCCAAACAAAGCAAGTTGCAAGACCAGTCCCAACATCTCATTAAGCAGCAGAAAGCTTGCTTCCTTTGGGAAAAGCTAGTAGAGGTGTCTCTTTATGCCCTCTTATTGCAAAAAGGGACAGATTTCTCCTGGTTTTTGCTAGTGGAGAGGACTCGCAAAGGCTGTGGTGGCAGAGTGCAAAGAGCACGGTATCTAGAATAAGGTATCACTCCCTATACTATCCAATGTTGTTAATTACCCTCCCTGGGTCCCAaattccttgtctgtaaaatgtggaAGATTGAATAAGCAAACGTGACTCTAACTTTCTAAAAAGACTTCTTTCCACTTTTCCCCTGTTTAACTCTTTCTTCTAATTAAAAAAGCTTAAACTGTAAAATCATAAACTAGTCTACCTGCTTTCTATATACCTAAGGTTAATATCATTTTCTCAATAACATGATTAAGTCATGTTTAGAAATATGCGAGCACCAGCTGCAGGATGACACCCTGCGGGGTCTCTGCTGCCAGTTTAGTCCAGGGACACCTGCTCAGGATCCTGGTGTCAGGTCAGTGTCCCAGTCAGCACCTACTGCCCATTTTCCAGCTGATGCTTTCTCGGTAGACAATCCTTCCTCTCCAAAATGTTTACTATTTGCTTAGAACAACGGTGGATAGGTCTTCATGTGACCCACTACCCAAACAATCAGCTTATGCTATTTCTCCAAAGCACAATTAATTCACATAATTTTGTCAAGTCACCTGGACCTCTTCATTGcattagaaaacatttaagataTCACCCAACTCTGGCCTGAAAGTTCTGGAATATCTTGTGTTATCACCATTTCTAAGTAGCTTAGTGGTCTAATGGGCATAATTAACTTAATCAGACAAATATAAAACCTATTTTATACTGTCCTGAGAGGAGTCAAATTCTTAATGTATTCATAACTTAATAAATTACAAGTCAAGAGTTGAGACACCAAGTTAACTTTGCTCCGGCCCTTGTTAGTTCAGGCTCCCAGATTTCTGCTTCAAGTTGGAAATTGCCAATACAGTGTTCAAAACATGTCATACCCACGAGTCACATCTTATCATCTTTCATATCCATATGACAGACCAAGCCCCATTtgctgtttaaattttattatcattgttattaataataaaccaATAGAAATAGGGTAACAAGGAAAAGTTCAGGATAAATAACTTCTTCCTTACAAATCAGAACACATGCGGACACACACATCCTCCTCTGGTGTGAGTTATTTCCTACCCACATTCTGTCCTACAGCACAAATAGTCATACAAAACAGTCCACAGAACAATGTGAGCAGCTCAGCCCAGCTGTGTAAAGCCTTGGGCTGATTCTTGGTCTAGATTACCAGCTTCTCCACACTAAGCGTGCTTGTGGTTTCATCCTCTTCATTTGACCCGAAGTATCCCGGGAGGTCCAGCATCCTCTGCTCGGCCTCTGTGAGGCCAAAGGAGGAATTGTCATAGAAGGCGAACTCGGGGTGGGCGGGGAAGCTCTGACACTTGTCTTTCCTACATTGAGAAGGGCTCAGAGGACTGACCCGCTGGTAGCCTTCTTTAGGGGATGTGGGGGAAGACTGCTTTCTTGAGACACTCCTGTGACTGGGGGACGGTCCCCTGCGGGCTCTATGAGGCTCTGTTCTCTCAACTCCTGCCACTGGTCCTGCCTGGCGGTCCCCCAGGTCCGGTTTCCTTGAGGACTGCCCCACGGTGTAGGATCTAGGGACAGGGCCTAATGGACCACCGGTTCCGCCTGCCCCTTGGGAATGCTCCAGTTTCTCGGGAAGCAGGTGGGCGCCCCGACTCTGAGGCCTAGATCTGTCCTCCGCCTGGTCCCAGGTCCGCGTCCTGGAGCTGTAGGCGGGGGCCTGCCGTGGCGTCAGGGTGGACATGCTCCTCTCCCTGAACGGCCGGGCTTGCTTGGTCTCATGAAAACTGGCCGTCCTCCTGAAGTGGGGATTCCTGGGGTGGCTCCTCTCCGACGGGCCCCCTCTGCTGCCCACATGCCTCATCTGGGACTTGCGGATCAGGGTCTGGCTGGGGCTGACAGCACAGCCGGCCTGCGACACACTGAAATCCAGCCTGGAGGGGGGCCTGTCCCCGGCACCGACCGCAGGCTGGTCCAGAAACGGGGATTTGATCCGGAACTTGTTTGCTGCCGCTTCTTCTGAGCTTTCCAAGTCTAAGGGGGGGCTGGCGGCAGCGTCAATGGCAGTGTCCGTCAGGGGACTCTGAGACACGTGGTACACCTTGGTGGTTTCCGTCAGACCCTTCTTCTTCATCTCCTTCAGCTGCTGCTGGGCAAGGCGGTAGCTGAACAGAGGGGGGATTATCTTCTGGGCATTGGACTGGAAGCTCTCGCTGCCGGAGGCATCATCCTCGGGGGTGGCAGGAACGCTCCGCCTGTAGGTCAGAGGGATGCCCGCGTCCCCCGGGCTCCCCGCGGGCCCGTCGCCCCCATCCGAGAAGCTCCCGCGCGGCTCGCTCAGCTCGCAGATGTTCTCCTCGTCCGAGTTCTTGCGGAAGCCGGGGGAGTGAAGCGAGCTGTGCCGAGCCGGGGTGCTACACTTCGGGGGGCGGCCAAACCTCCTCCACAGCGTGATGAGCACGGTGGCGACGATGATGAACAAGCACAAGGATATGCCAGTGACCGTCACGATGTTGTTGGACTTCACCGGAACCTGGGGCTGAAGAGGAGACGGGCTGGATGGCCAgaaagctgcaaaaaaaaaaaatgggaagaacaaATGTATTCTCCGgtattgttttctctgtgttctaAGAGCTCTGAATGGCTTGACCTAATTATCTAGCAgttaaggaaagaaggaaaataaacaatttcTGGTCTTACATATGGATGTCTGCTGGCAACTGAAGCCAGACAAGGTCACCACCAAAGGGGGAACACCATAAAAACAGAGACCCATAGAAGTGAGGTGACTGGGTGAGCCACCATCAAGGCGACGCCTGTGCTCGCCAGCTCCTGCTGAACTCACCTTAAATTTTCTGCACAAAAGCAGCATGCAGGAAATTTCAAGGGAAAATCAAGGTTTTCACTTACAATAATGTAGACATGGTATCTAGTTAAACATACCTATGAGAGGCACATTGGAAACTTTTAccaattataaaatttgaaatgcaaaatgattTAGATATGTTAAATTTAGGTAGCCTAATTTGCACATTGTAAGAGAAACTAACTGATGAAAATAAGATTGTCGGCAATATAATACAACTCATTTGCCCTTCTATTTAATAACCAGAAACTGTCTTTGCTAAGTGCTAAAGCCGCTGCTTTCTCCCTCTTCTATTTTCAGCTGCTCACTCTCCTTCCTACTTTCCATGTGGTGTGGGTTCATCTTCTTTTTCCCTGCTCTCTCAAACTGCCTTGTCCCACGGTCATCAAAATGTTTCATCAAGTGCAGGCACCACCTGGAgctgcctgattgctctggcttggatgtccagtactatgttgaatagaattgaTGACAGTGAGCATTTTTGTCTTGTTCAAGTTCtcagagggaatgctttcaactattcctcattcagtatgatgttggctgtgagtttgtcacatatgacttttattattttgaggtatgatctatctatgcctagtttgttgagagtttttatcatgaagaggagctggattttattaaatgctttttctgcatctattgagattatcatatggcttttatttttaattctgtttatatgataggtcacatttattgatttgcacatgttgaaccatccttgcatccctgggatgaaactcacttgatcatggtgaattatctttttgatgtgctattggatttggtttgctagtattttgttgaggatttttgtatctatgttcatgagggatattggtctgtagttttctttttttgttgttgtgtcctttcctggctttagtatcagggtgatacaggcttcatagaatgaattggggaggattccctcctcgATGTTATAGAACAGTTTTAGGAGaatgggtaccagttcttctttgtagttctgggagaattcagctgtgaatccatctggtcctgggcttttattttggggggaggcttttttattatagttttaatctCTCTACTCATTGTTGGTCTGttctggatttttatttcttcctgattcaactTTAGGAGGttctgtgtttccaaaaatttatccattttatctagATTTTGGAGTTTGtttgcatagaggttttcatagtagtcataatgatattttatatttctctggcattggttataatgtctcctttttcatttctgacagaGCTTAtctgagtcctttcttttctatttctggataATCTAGTTAATGGTCTAtcgattttgtttatcatttcaaataaacttttagtttcattgatcctttgtattgtttttttggtttccattttgtttagttctgctctgatctttgttatttcttgtcttctgctagctttgggtttggtttgttcttctaaTTCCCTGAGGTGTAACATTATGTTGTTAATTTgtgctctttctgtctttttgatgtaggcatttaagactaGGAACTTCCCTCTTAGGACTccttttactgtatcccagagattttggaagcttgtgtATGTCTTTGTTGGTCAAttagaagaatttttatttccatcttgatttcatcatcGACCCAAGAACAAGAAcaggttgtttaacttccatgtatttgtatagttttaaaaGCTCCTCTTGGaagtgatttctagttttattccactgtggtctgtaaagatacatggtatgatttcgaTTTTTCTGAATATGCTGAGActtttttgtggcctaacatacgACCTATCTTGAAAAAcatcccatgtgctgatgaaaagaatgtatattctgcagatgtctatggccataccaccctgaacatgcctAATCTCAGAAGCTAAACAGGGTCAGGCCTGATTAGCACTTCGATGGGAGAATGTATATTCTTGCAGTTTTGAGTAGgaagttctgtaaatgtctgttaggtctatttgttctagagtctccGTTTAAATtcactgtttctttgttgattttctgccttgatgatctgaccagttctgtcagtggggtgttctAGCCTCTGGCTactatgatgttgctgtttatttctttgcttagatctggtagaatttgttttataaatctggaagctcctgtgttaggtgcatatacatttaggattATTACATCTctttgttgaattgctccctttatcattatagaaTGAtcgtctttgtctttttttatttttttaccattgcTAATTTAAAttatgtgccttggtgatgtcctgTTTGcctgaatcttccaggtgtttgatGCCCTTCTTGCACCTGGATGTGTAAATCTCTAGCGATACaagggaatttttttcttcattattctctcaaataggGTTTCTATGctgtttgctttatttcttctccctcagcgatacctatgattcttatattcatTTGCTTAACATAGTCTCGTATTTCTCAGAGAGattattcattcttcttgattctgttttctacatttttgactgGCTAGGTTAATTTCAAagtcttgtcttcaagctctgaaattctttcttgtgTTTGGTCTAGTCTGCTCTTAAAACcttctcttatattttaaaattccctaaatgactctttcatttctagaagttctgtcatattttttcttatattatctatctcattagtaaatttttcattcatgtcctgaattgggggaggggtggtttctctgtgttggttttcaactttgtCATCGATTCCCTTGATCTTAttttccatccatattctgaattccatatctgacatttcaatttccttttagTTGAAGTCCATTGCTGGAGAACAATAATGATCCTTTGGGTATGTC
Protein-coding regions in this window:
- the THSD1 gene encoding thrombospondin type-1 domain-containing protein 1 isoform X2 encodes the protein MKPMLKDFSNLLLVVLCDYVLGKAEYLFLGEPGHVALSNNTVSVNFRYFDGANGTLRNVSVLLLEANTNQTVTTKYLLTNQSQGTLEFECFYFKEAGDYWFTMTLEATDNSTPVSWWEKSAFLRVEWPVFHVDLNRTSKAAEGTFQVGFFTNQPLCPFPADKPDIMVDVIFTNSLPQARTSPGQPLEIRASKRTELAQGQWVEFGCAPVGPEAYVTVVLRLLGRDSVITSTGPIDLAQKFGYKLVMVPELTCESGVEVMVLPPPCIFVQGVIAVFKDTPGHPAGRTVQLAENNLRLGERRTVFNCTLFDMGKNKYCFDFGISSRSHFSTKEKECMLIQRNIAFWPSSPSPLQPQVPVKSNNIVTVTGISLCLFIIVATVLITLWRRFGRPPKCSTPARHSSLHSPGFRKNSDEENICELSEPRGSFSDGGDGPAGSPGDAGIPLTYRRSVPATPEDDASGSESFQSNAQKIIPPLFSYRLAQQQLKEMKKKGLTETTKVYHVSQSPLTDTAIDAAASPPLDLESSEEAAANKFRIKSPFLDQPAVGAGDRPPSRLDFSVSQAGCAVSPSQTLIRKSQMRHVGSRGGPSERSHPRNPHFRRTASFHETKQARPFRERSMSTLTPRQAPAYSSRTRTWDQAEDRSRPQSRGAHLLPEKLEHSQGAGGTGGPLGPVPRSYTVGQSSRKPDLGDRQAGPVAGVERTEPHRARRGPSPSHRSVSRKQSSPTSPKEGYQRVSPLSPSQCRKDKCQSFPAHPEFAFYDNSSFGLTEAEQRMLDLPGYFGSNEEDETTSTLSVEKLVI
- the THSD1 gene encoding thrombospondin type-1 domain-containing protein 1 isoform X1 gives rise to the protein MKPMLKDFSNLLLVVLCDYVLGKAEYLFLGEPGHVALSNNTVSVNFRYFDGANGTLRNVSVLLLEANTNQTVTTKYLLTNQSQGTLEFECFYFKEAGDYWFTMTLEATDNSTPVSWWEKSAFLRVEWPVFHVDLNRTSKAAEGTFQVGFFTNQPLCPFPADKPDIMVDVIFTNSLPQARTSPGQPLEIRASKRTELAQGQWVEFGCAPVGPEAYVTVVLRLLGRDSVITSTGPIDLAQKFGYKLVMVPELTCESGVEVMVLPPPCIFVQGVIAVFKDTPGHPAGRTVQLAENNLRLGERRTVFNCTLFDMGKNKYCFDFGISSRSHFSTKEKECMLIQRNIETWGLWQPWSQCSTTCGDGVRERRRVCLTSFPSRPGCPGMSSETSLCSLEECAAFWPSSPSPLQPQVPVKSNNIVTVTGISLCLFIIVATVLITLWRRFGRPPKCSTPARHSSLHSPGFRKNSDEENICELSEPRGSFSDGGDGPAGSPGDAGIPLTYRRSVPATPEDDASGSESFQSNAQKIIPPLFSYRLAQQQLKEMKKKGLTETTKVYHVSQSPLTDTAIDAAASPPLDLESSEEAAANKFRIKSPFLDQPAVGAGDRPPSRLDFSVSQAGCAVSPSQTLIRKSQMRHVGSRGGPSERSHPRNPHFRRTASFHETKQARPFRERSMSTLTPRQAPAYSSRTRTWDQAEDRSRPQSRGAHLLPEKLEHSQGAGGTGGPLGPVPRSYTVGQSSRKPDLGDRQAGPVAGVERTEPHRARRGPSPSHRSVSRKQSSPTSPKEGYQRVSPLSPSQCRKDKCQSFPAHPEFAFYDNSSFGLTEAEQRMLDLPGYFGSNEEDETTSTLSVEKLVI